In a single window of the Rhopalosiphum padi isolate XX-2018 chromosome 1, ASM2088224v1, whole genome shotgun sequence genome:
- the LOC132929544 gene encoding transmembrane and coiled-coil domains protein 2, which yields MDALTPDIRISKSSRSFSSLQNPMPKMANKPWNAATFSADEIAMSRCKSPVGSSGSIRVVRHERGGSADTGLIRPDNLSSYASSEEPNPSGNNEDDGDLFYSYGGYNGAELADDSDGTKTRAAMDHVRSKIVRTKDLIRSEQTARDDNVNEYLKLASNADKQQLARIKSIFEKKNQKSAVGISQLQKKLEGYNKRLKDLETHGLTTSHHLKQPKEMLRDVGHGLRHVGGNIRDGISGLSGSVMSKPREFAHLIRNKFGSADNINSISRSSEADLTEDNSDKQSGRNHHGSATLPGGVGLHASTAGAAASRSEDGASECSSVTSESIPPRTGPGAPPPPASATTSLEPVWAELDHLRSKMDHIKQLVSKDIASLNHSLQEERFRTERLEEQINDLTELHQNEVENLKQTITDMEEKVQYQSEERLRDIHEMLEACQTKMSKMEHQQAQHQQYVTLEGLDNSNARALVVKLINVLLTVLQVVLLLVATFAGILMPFLRTRLRIITTTAVVAGLFIAVKQWPDSVSLSDYLIKHGKQALLSVK from the exons atggaTGCATTGACGCCTGACATTAGAATATCAAAGTCTAGTCGGAGTTTTTCTTCTTTACAAAATCCAATGCCTAAAATGGCTAATAAACCATGGAATGCTGCTAC TTTTTCGGCTGATGAAATTGCTATGAGCCGATGTAAATCACCTGTGGGGTCATCGGGAAGTATTCGAGTGGTCCGTCATGAACGGGGAGGATCTGCAGATACTGGACTTATTAGACCTGATAATTTATCAAGTTATGCATCCAGTGAAGAACCCAACCCATCTGGTAACAACGAAGATGATGGT gatttattttattcgtatggTGGATACAATGGTGCTGAACTTGCTGATGATTCCGATGGTACAAAGACCAGAGCAGCCATGGATCATGTCAGATCTAAAATTGTGCGTACCAAAGATTTGATACGAAGTGAACAAACTGCAAGAgatg ATAATGTCaatgagtatttaaaattagcATCAAATGCAGATAAACAACAACTGGCTcgtattaaatcaatatttgaaaaaaaaaatcaaaaatctgcTGTTGGTATAtcacaattacaaaaaaaacttGAAGGTTACAATAAACGATTAAAAGACTTAGAAACACATGGGCTCACAACATCACATCATTTAAAACAACCAAAAGAGATGTTGAGAGATGTTGGACATGGTCTAAG acatGTTGGCGGTAATATAAGAGATGGAATTTCTGGTTTATCtgg atCGGTTATGTCAAAACCACGAGAATTTGCTCATCTAATTCGTAATAAGTTTGGTAGTGCTGACAATATCAATTCAAtatcaa gaTCCAGTGAAGCTGATCTAACTGAAGATAATAGTGATAAACAGAGTGGTCGTAACCATCATGGTAGTGCTACTTTGCCAGGCGGTGTTGGACTTCATGCATCAACTGCTGGTGCTGCTGCATCACGTAGCGAAGATGGTGCTTCAGAATGCag TTCTGTGACTAGCGAATCAATTCCACCACGAACAGGTCCCGGGGCGCCTCCACCTCCTGCATCAGCAACTACTTCTTTGGAACCAGTTTGGGCTGAATTAGATCATTTACGCTCAAAAATGGATCACATTAAACAGTTAGTATCCAAAGATATTGCATCTTTAAACCATTCCCTTCAGGAAGAACGATTTCGTACTGAGCGGCTTGAAGAGCAAATAAATGATCTTACTGAGTTACATCAGAACGAAGTGGAAAATCTTAAACAAACCATCACAGATATGGAAGAAAAAGTGCAGTACCAGAGTGAAGAGAGACTTCGTGATATTCATGAAATGCTTGAAGCATGTCAaacaaaaatgtctaaaatggAACATCAGCAAGCACAGCACCAACAATATGTCACATTAGAGGGATTAGATAATTCTAATGCTCGTGCGTTAGTGGTCAAATTAATAAACGTGTTACTTACTGTACTCCAAGTAGTGTTACTGCTAGTTGCCACATTTGCTGGTATTCTAATGCCATTTTTAAGAACGCGTTTAAGAATTATTACCACAACTGCTGTTGTTGCTGGTTTATTCATTGCAGTAAAACAATGGCCAGACAGTGTTAGCCTAAGTGATTACCTCATTAAACATGGCAAACAAGCCCTGTTATCCGTTAAATAg